The Thermococcus sp. genomic interval AACGCCTAGGGGCCCGAGGAGCGGGTTTCCGAGAGCGACCTCAAGGGTCTTCCATGCATGCCTCGTGCAAAGGCCTAGACTCTCTCTGAACTTCGTCCTAACTCCCGGGTCTGTGACGTGCTCGTAGAGTATCGTGGCTATCTCGTCCTCCTCGAACTTCTCCATCGCCCTGCAGACCGGACAGCCCCTGCCCCGGAGTGCCTCGGAGAGCTTTATTCCAACGATGTCCATGGCTCACACGAACCTGCTCATCGAGTCAACAACCGCTAAGGCCCTGTAGGTGTTCTGGAAGTTGGAAATTCCCAATTCCAGGCTCCTCCTGAAGCCTCCGTTGGAGTTCTGAAGCTGGCGTATGAACCAGATGTGCCTCCTCGGGCAGGTCGGCGTTTCTCCCTGGAGTTCAAGCCCTCTGGTGGCGTAGAACGTCGGCTCAAGGTAGGGCGGTAGGCTGTAGGGAACCTCCGTAAAGCCACCCCAGTCACCGCATAGCTCGCAGTTCCTGAAGTGCGGGCTCTTTGGAGGCTTGTAGCCGAGGGCGTAGAGGGTGTAGAGGGCCTGATACGTCATCGTTGTGGTTGCTTGCTTAACGCCGTAGCCGTTCCTCTTTCTGAACTTCATAACAAAGGCCCTTATTGTGTCCTTCTCCTCCCTAGAAAAGCCATGCCCGATGGCCCTGAAGGCTTTGACGACCCAGTACGTAGCTTCGAGCGGTGTAGCGGTTCCGAACTCCTCGCTCCCGCCGAGACCGACCGCGAACTTGCCTTCAAGGGGGTTGTACTTGGTGTAAACTATGTCAACGTGCTCCCTGGCGATGTCCTTCGCTCCGAGTATTGCGAGACCTTCAAGGGCCATGGCTATTGCCACAACGGCCGTCTGGGGCTGGATGGCCTTCTCAAGGAACTCGATGGTCTTTTCCTTCTCCGGGACCTCAAGGCCGAGCAGTTCGTAGGTCTTGACGGCGTAGTAGGTGTCGTTGACGTTGGTGTCATCAAGCACGCTCACGAAGCAGTAGCCACCGTCCTCGTGCCTCCTCTCCTCGATATACCTGAGTGCGGAATCAACGTCAACGTATCGCCTGAGCAGGTTTAGCTTCGAGCCCATTCTACCGCCTCCTCACCTTTGACGGAGAACAGGCGTCATCAGCCCCTGCGGGCGGTTCGGGCCCGAAGCCCCGGGCGGACGCCATCGCCCGTTACCACTTCGAGTGGCCACTTAAAAACTTCATGGTTCACTGGTCTAAGAAGCGTTTATAAGGCCGGGGAGGATAAGCGTTCAGGTGTTGGCGTTGGAGTTCATAGGCTTCACCTACGTCACCAACTTCCTGACGACAGGCCTTGAGCAGGTCATCTTCGACGTCTTTGACAGCGCCAACAGGCTCTTCAGGGACTGGGGTCTGCCTGTCAGGTTTCTCTATCTGGATTCCCTCACCCTTGAGCCGGGCTACCTCATAACGATTAGAACCCCTGAGGGAAGCATAAACCTTTATCCTCTGGAGGTTCTGGTGGACTTTCTTGACTACCGCCTCAAGGTGGAGATGGAGAAGAACGACGGCCTTGAGATGAACAAAATCTTCGGCATAACGAGCTTCCCCCTTGCGTCGAGGAACCGCTACTTTGACTTCTATGAGAGTTTCCTCGGCTATCAGACCGAGAGGCTCGACAGGAGGATAATGGTTCTCTCGATGAGGCCCTTCGAGTCCGACGTCCTCAGGGTTGCCCTCCGCGTCCTTGAGAGCCCCCATGAGGACGAGATGACAAAAAAGCTCGCAAAAATGGTGGTGAGGAGGGAGATGGAGATTTTAAGGTCGAGACTGCTGAAGGGCATCCTCCACGAGGTCGGGCACGCCTTCGGGCTCGGCCACTGCTCAAACTCCTGCGTCATGAACCCTCCGAGGAACATATGGGAGTGGGACACTAGGCCCGTTGCCTACTGCGACTCCTGCTGGAGAAAGTTAAGAAGAGGCCTGAACGAGGCTTCTGGCGACCTCTAAGACCTTCCCCGCATGCCCCTTGGCCCGGACGTTGGTCTTGCTCCAGACGATTTCTCCCTCCGGGTTGAGGATGAAGGTGCTCCTGATTACCCCCTCGTATTCCTTTCCATAGCGCTTCTTCTTGCCCCAAGCACCGAGGGCCTTTATCAGCTTCGCCTCCGGGTCACTGAGGAGCTTAACCCCGAGTCCATGCTTCTCCTTGAAGCGGAGATGGCTCTTCACGGAGTCCCGGGAAACGCCAACCACCTGGAAGCCCAGCTTCTCGAACTCCGGCAGGAGCTCCGTGAACTCCTTCGCCTCGGTCGTGCACCCGGGGGTGTTGTCCTTTGGGTACACGTAGAGAACCGTCCACCTGCCCCTAACGACGTCCCCCAGCTTAACTTCCCTGCCGTCTTCGTCGAACACGGTAACCTCAAGCAGGCTCACGGAAATCACCAAACTTAGTTAGGACTGCCTAATTCATAAGCCTTTTGGCAAAGGTTATTAGGGCTGCACCGATGGTTCGTTCAAGGTGATAGCATGCGCTTACCCGGACACAAGACTAGAATAGTCGCCACCCTCGGGCCGGCCTCGCTGAATAGGCGAACAGTGGAGGCCATGATAAAGGCCGGCATGAGCGTCGCAAGGCTCAACTTCTCCCACGGAGACCTCAGACAGCACGAGAGAGCTGTGAAACTTGTAAGGGAGGCCTCCGAGAGGCTCGGCGTTCCGGTTGCGATACTCGGC includes:
- a CDS encoding peptidase M54; its protein translation is MLALEFIGFTYVTNFLTTGLEQVIFDVFDSANRLFRDWGLPVRFLYLDSLTLEPGYLITIRTPEGSINLYPLEVLVDFLDYRLKVEMEKNDGLEMNKIFGITSFPLASRNRYFDFYESFLGYQTERLDRRIMVLSMRPFESDVLRVALRVLESPHEDEMTKKLAKMVVRREMEILRSRLLKGILHEVGHAFGLGHCSNSCVMNPPRNIWEWDTRPVAYCDSCWRKLRRGLNEASGDL
- a CDS encoding peroxiredoxin, which translates into the protein MSLLEVTVFDEDGREVKLGDVVRGRWTVLYVYPKDNTPGCTTEAKEFTELLPEFEKLGFQVVGVSRDSVKSHLRFKEKHGLGVKLLSDPEAKLIKALGAWGKKKRYGKEYEGVIRSTFILNPEGEIVWSKTNVRAKGHAGKVLEVARSLVQASS